A single genomic interval of Anopheles marshallii chromosome 2, idAnoMarsDA_429_01, whole genome shotgun sequence harbors:
- the LOC128709672 gene encoding centrosomin, producing MSSSVPKLSTSLDESQLSQVRECLTSFADHTSPGVHQDATMDNSYAMGFRSPSINALTGHGSPVQVRSLRDNEEEISTLRKENFNLKLRIYFLEQKAGICTDSDTPILGVTSSSSTTTNTSCDGNYLKQNIDLKVEVESLRQDLQNKHDLLCQAAKAMEVLEESHKKAEEKHREMVNDLNNRIEMHQLEIKSLEKMASELQHQHRELLLSTSRAGLEDGANGHARDDDTTTGKGSIRDNVGESLLDFLDTVQQHSELSVQEKLKVLEMDNAVRQCQERNEELSRQLEQLQTVIDEKTAKISQLEVELGELRFENAELREESEKPQSNVEIERLKQQNFDVRSELAEKLCVLDDTEAKLREKTLECTKSCKMVEKLIKTITEQDKELEKFKRNSPVELNGRELNRKNISLASEHGTVGSSLPVVSEIVDQDRKPVSQTEYDALVQRAKLLQQKNDTLIHKLCGTGGGNGDHRNDRNIIIKQLNDELIKAREEAERAQKWRKEYAEMCAISTHRLEELAGFLDSLLRNKELIGSLSTDSRKAIRNAVDRSLDLSRSLNMSISVTGLSLIGNNSLAQLSCLSGYLDHSIGDVGGPGPSGSDDAEEYDKENRMTNIKGQTINNHNSTFGGMNQTKQMIETLRAENKALRGELMEHQQQQQRPRRRESKERKSVHVGEIYSDSETWSEPDRGVSKARIGLEDSTALKQKNSSTGPSATINTSASGVLELSSTSDNEPLAFAPQRKSFSTVEIKQLQDMVSSLNRDLQDKNGTILNIQSQLVDMDSELQRERMRLATVQSEANGSRQLSEQWEREAKESREKAERAAERLVVLESDIRQRDTLIEKLRKEREQAAVDLRVAVMKLETMHTEYGELQQRHKRELDAILAKEQQQLDELRHSLTESFRNELQLKQQSFDTALAQNYISKNIHQEKVRELNELHYRLEDAHNDISTMAQAEETLRKQLADCERNVLAMKKSLDEATLQASKAAVERTKALNEKRQLESELGLVRDEVQQLKVEKNELNEQLQAIVRVKQNTRSPRTQDGGGHLSTSGTDDEPTGRRQLENSSPDLGIESDPGRLSNVELVHGGELKFATSPQQRPLLKTLELTKSMSNLLLNPAQEVKLEDGESSSKGGEQEQGEATTIVKHDCAKIEVEYRELLRRYSKTRQCLAVACDKIKSSNKVKKQLEVDLKQQIHKTHAVLKTVHRNMDASDGGNDK from the exons AAGTCCCGGTGTACACCAGGATGCCACCATGGATAACTCAT ATGCAATGGGATTTCGTTCTCCGTCGATAAATGCCCTCACCGGTCACGGTTCGCCCGTTCAGGTGCGATCGTTGCGCGACAATGAGGAGGAAATTTCGACGCTACGCAAGGAAAACTTCAATCTGAAGCTACGCATTTACTTCCTCGAGCAGAAGGCGGGCATCTGCACGGACAGTGACACTCCCATACTGGGTGTGACCAGCTCATCATCCACGACGACGAACACGTCATGCGATGGCAATTATTTGAAGCAGAACATCGATCTTAAG GTCGAGGTAGAATCATTACGACAGGACCTCCAGAACAAGCATGACCTGCTCTGTCAAGCGGCTAAGGCGATGGAAGTGCTGGAGGAAAGCCACAAGAAGGCGGAGGAGAAACACCGGGAGATGGTGAACGATTTGAACAACCGGATCGAGATGCACCAGTTGGAAATAAAGTCGCTGGAAAAGATGGCAAGCGAGTTGCAGCACCAGCATCGTGAACTGCTCCTGTCGACCAGCCGGGCGGGCCTCGAAGATGGAGCGAATGGCCACGCACGCGATGACGACACCACAACCGGCAAAGGTTCGATTCGCGATAATGTTGGTGAGAGTTTGCTAGACTTTCTCGATACGGTGCAGCAACACAGTGAGCTGAGTGTACAGGAGAAGCTGAAGGTGCTCGAAATGGACAACGCTGTACGGCAGTGCCAGGAACGGAACGAAGAACTGAGCCGCCAGCTCGAACAGCTGCAAACCGTGATCGACGAAAAGACAGCCAAAATAAGTCAGCTAGAGGTGGAGCTGGGTGAGTTGCGGTTTGAAAATGCGGAACTGCGCGAAGAGTCTGAGAAACCGCAATCTAATGTTGAG ATCGAACGACTTAAGCAGCAAAACTTCGACGTTCGTTCCGAGCTGGCCGAGAAGCTGTGCGTCCTCGATGATACGGAAGCCAAGCTGAGGGAAAAAACGCTCGAATGCACCAAGTCGTGCAAAATGGTTGAGAAGCTTATCAAAACAATAACCGAGCAGGACAAGGAGCTGGAAAAGTTTAAGCGAAATTCG CCGGTAGAATTGAATGGTCGTGAACTGAATCGGAAG AACATATCACTTGCGTCCGAGCACGGTACAGTGGGCAGCAGTTTGCCAGTGGTGTCTGAAATCGTTGACCAGGACCGTAAACCTGTCAGCCAGACCGAGTACGATGCATTGGTGCAGCGGGCCAAGCTGCTTCAACAAAAGAAtgacacactcatacacaagCTGTGTGGCACTGGCGGTGGCAATGGCGATCATCGGAACGAtcgcaacatcatcatcaagcaGTTGAACGATGAGCTCATCAAGGCGCGGGAAGAGGCAGAAAGGGCGCAAAAGTGGCGCAAAGAGTATGCGGAGATGTGTGCCATTTCGACGCATCGCTTAGAGGAGTTGGCCGGATTTCTAGATTCGTTGCTCAGGAACAAGGAACTGATCGGTTCACTGTCGACGGACAGCCGCAAAGCGATCCGCAATGCGGTGGATCGAAGTTTGGATCTATCGCGCAGCCTTAACATGTCCATCTCGGTGACCGGTCTGTCGCTGATTGGCAATAACAGTCTAGCGCAGCTTAGCTGTCTGTCCGGGTACTTGGATCATTCGATCGGCGATGTTGGAGGGCCTGGTCCGAGTGGTAGCGATGATGCCGAGGAGTATGACAAAGAAAACCGCATGACCAACATTAAGGGACAAACAATTAACAACCACAACAGCACTTTCGGTGGTATgaatcaaacaaagcaaatgatTGAGACGCTGCGAGCAGAGAACAAGGCTCTGCGCGGTGAGTTGATggaacatcagcagcagcagcaacgaccCCGGCGCCGTGAAAGCAAAGAGCGTAAATCCGTTCATGTCGGGGAGATTTATTCCGACTCGGAAACATGGTCCGAACCCGATCGGGGTGTGTCAAAGGCACGCATCGGTCTGGAGGACAGCACGGCGCTGAAACAGAAAAATTCGTCTACTGGTCCATCGGCCACAATCAACACGTCCGCATCCGGCGTGCTGGAGCTGAGTTCTACCTCCGACAACGAACCATTAGCGTT TGCGCCACAGCGTAAATCGTTTTCAACGGTCGAAATTAAACAACTGCAGGATATGGTATCATCGCTCAATAGAGATCTACAGGATAAAAACGGAACCATACTCAACATCCAAAGCCAGCTAGTGGATATGGACAGTGAACTGCAGCGCGAACGGATGCGATTGGCGACCGTTCAATCCGAAGCGAACGGTAGCCGACAGCTGTCCGAACAGTGGGAACGAGAAGCGAAAGAATCGAGAGAAAAGGCTGAACGAGCGGCGGAACGGTTGGTCGTGCTTGAGAGTGACATCCGGCAGCGCGATACACTGATCGAGAAGCTGCGAAAGGAGCGCGAACAGGCGGCCGTTGATTTGCGTGTTGCGGTGATGAAGCTCGAAACTATGCACACCGAGTACGGTGAGCTACAGCAACGGCACAAGCGTGAGCTCGACGCAATACTGGCGAAGGAGCAGCAACAGCTGGACGAACTTCGCCACAGCTTAACCGAATCATTCCGCAACGAGTTGCAGTTGAAGCAGCAGTCGTTTGACACAGCGCTGGCCCAAAACTACATCTCCAAAAACATCCACCAGGAGAAGGTGCGCGAGCTGAACGAGCTACACTATCGGCTGGAGGATGCGCACAATGACATATCGACGATGGCACAGGCGGAAGAGACGCTCCGGAAGCAGCTGGCCGATTGCGAGCGTAATGTGCTGGCGATGAAGAAAAGTCTCGACGAGGCAACGCTCCAAGCGTCCAAAGCGGCGGTCGAACGTACCAAGGCGCTCAATGAGAAGCGTCAGCTCGAGAGTGAACTTGGGCTGGTGCGAGATGAAGTCCAGCAGCTGAAGGTGGAAAAGAACGAGCTGAACGAGCAGCTGCAGGCAATCGTGCGGGTAAAACAGAACACGCGTAGTCCACGGACACAGGACGGCGGTGGACACCTGTCGACATCGGGCACCGATGACGAACCGACTGGACGAAGGCAGCTGGAGAACTCCTCACCCGATCTGGGCATTGAGAGTGATCCTGGTCGCCTCTCGAACGTGGAGCTAGTGCACGGGGGGGAGTTGAAGTTTGCCACCTCGCCACAGCAGCGTCCCCTGCTCAAAACCCTGGAACTGACGAAATCGATGTCAAATCTGCTCTTGAATCCGGCCCAGGAAG TCAAACTGGAGGACGGAGAATCGTCGTCGAAGGGTGGCGAACAGGAACAGGGTGAAGCAACAACGATTGTAAAGCACGACTGTGCCAAAATCGAGGTGGAATACCGGGAACTGTTGCGTCGATACAGCAAAACGCGCCAATGTCTGGCGGTGGCCTGCGACAAGATTAAATCGTCCAACAAGGTTAAGAAACAGCTCGAGGTAGACTTGAAGCAGCAGATCCACAAGACGCACGCCGTGCTGAAGACGGTGCACCGTAACATGGACGCTAGCGACGGAGGCAACGACAAGTGA
- the LOC128709674 gene encoding ubiquitin-associated domain-containing protein 1 yields the protein MIPWMREKFAERRARWQQSRSNKQPRGLGDGTSSCSSVSSGTGPEPSSGTSTPGTNVSPVHQPAASRQHKHRHGQRAATKGHHQSQQPLPSTSGSWRSRSTKKETQDDGPSAHCSTQSVLLRIISPRGGMVDVEVLRTLTGRQLKMYALEKFASNAFTMPHFSSDLDELADRYRMIRSHNRRIFRDDDLLSDVNDEEEFLLVAKRIDATPAEESLKGPSPAEILAATRHIPLSRINQASVNFNLGMLQSDLQQDLRRIMISLSRASAYVHGTGPCADKLIALFQQRLINRKRHQISSVETLLEMGFSLDKINQALQITKNVFPAALDWLIQNDSTSRFFNCDKTAPSASTSAMANQIPADANAAANESAIDTNGPAPTIAVVALHRGRKKSNVDSDSRSASTPSSAGNSIDEGECEDGSEHVDPFTIKRENIAALLEIVRLYSEKTVVPMPELVSSIAEMGFEEENVREALIATHNNQAAACEWLLGNRAKSVQGLNDGLPAESPILRVLMGSPQVQISLGNPKMFIALISMLDNSSTMTMWLSDNDTSSVLGHILRTYHEEKHIVAINQFNNAQGSSSSSQQQQQ from the exons ATGATACCATGGATGCGTGAAAAGTTCGCCGAACGACGTGCCCGCTGGCAACAATCccgcagcaacaaacaaccgcGCGGTCTCGGCGATGGAACATCTAGCTGCAGTTCGGTCTCTTCCGGCACGGGTCCGGAACCGTCGTCCGGTACGTCGACCCCAGGAACAAATGTATCGCCCGTACATCAGCCAGCAGCATCACGTCAGCACAAGCATCGCCATGGGCAACGTGCAGCAACGAAAGGTCATCATCAATCGCAGCAACCGTTACCGTCTACCAGCGGATCATGGCGTTCGAG atCTACTAAAAAAGAGACCCAAGATGATGGCCCGTCTGCCCACTGCTCCACACAGTCCGTTTTGCTGCGCATTATAAGTCCACGAGGTGGCATGGTCGACGTGGAGGTGCTTCGTACGCTAACGGGGAGACAGCTTAAAATGTACGCCCTGGAAAAATTTGCCAGCAATGCCTTCACGATGCCACACTTTTCGTCCGATTTGGATGAGCTGGCAGATCGGTACCGTATGATAAGGTCGCACAACAGGCGCATCTTCCGCGATGACGATTTGCTTAGTGATGTTAATGATGAAG AGGAATTTTTACTTGTGGCCAAGCGTATCGATGCCACGCCAGCCGAAGAAAGCCTTAAAGGACCATCGCCGGCGGAGATACTAGCAGCCACTCGTCACATTCCACTGTCACGCATAAATCAGGCATCAGTTAACTTTAATCTAGGCATGCTGCAATCAGAC CTGCAACAAGATCTCCGACGCATTATGATATCACTCTCCCGGGCGTCCGCTTACGTGCACGGGACGGGACCATGTGCCGACAAACTGATCGCACTATTTCAACAACGACTCATCAACCGAAAGCGTCACCAGATTAGCTCAGTCGAGACGCTGCTTGAAATGGGATTTTCGTTGGATAAAATTAATCAAGCCTTACAAATTACGAA GAACGTTTTCCCGGCGGCGCTGGATTGGCTAATACAGAACGATAGTACGTCGAGATTTTTTAACTGTGATAAGACCGCTCCGAGTGCGTCCACTTCCGCCATGGCGAATCAAATTCCGGCGGATGCAAATGCTGCGGCTAACGAATCGGCGATCGACACGAATGGTCCCGCACCAACAATTGCCGTTGTTGCACTGCATCGTGGACGGAAGAAATCAAACGTCGACAGTGATAGTCGATCGGCTTCAACACCATCATCTGCCGGGAACTCAATCGATGAGGGGGAATGCGAAGACGGATCGGAACATGTGGATCCTTTTACA ATAAAGCGAGAAAACATTGCTGCCTTGCTGGAAATTGTACGGCTGTACTCGGAGAAAACAGTCGTCCCGATGCCGGAATTGGTGTCTTCCATTGCGGAAATGGGCTTCGAGGAGGAAAACGTTCGTGAAGCATTGATAGCAACGCACAACAATCAGGCGGCAGCC TGTGAATGGTTGCTGGGCAATCGGGCCAAAAGTGTACAAGGGTTAAATGATGGCTTGCCGGCAGAATCGCCGATCCTGCGTGTTTTGATGGGTTCACCACAAGTACAAATTAGTCTAGGAAACCCGAAGATGTTTATTG CACTGATCTCAATGTTGGACAACTCTTCCACGATGACTATGTGGCTTAGCGACAACGACACGTCATCGGTGCTGGGACACATTCTGCGCACGTACCACGAGGAGAAACACATTGTTGCCATCAATCAATTCAACAATGCCCAAGGAAgttccagcagcagccaacagcaacagcagtaa
- the LOC128709680 gene encoding 40S ribosomal protein S8, with protein MGISRDSYHKRRATGGKKAAIRKKRKYELGRPAANTKIGVNRVHFVRTRGGNRKFRALRLDSGNFAWGSEGMARKARIIDVVYNASNNELIRTKTLVKNAIIVIDAAPFRQWYESHYLLPLGKKRELKAGEEDVLSKKRSKSNTRKYVKRQKNAKIDPAVEEQFNAGRLLACIASRPGQVGRADGYILEGKELEFYLKKIKNKKSK; from the exons ATGG GTATTAGCCGCGATAGCTATCATAAGAGGCGAGCCACCGGTGGCAAGAAGGCCGCCATCCGCAAGAAGAGGAAGTATGAGTTAGGACGCCCGGCCGCCAACACCAAG atTGGTGTAAACCGTGTCCACTTCGTGCGAACCCGCGGTGGTAACAGGAAATTCCGCGCGCTCCGTCTGGATTCGGGCAACTTTGCCTGGGGCTCGGAGGGTATGGCCCGCAAGGCACGTATCATCGATGTGGTGTACAACGCATCGAACAACGAGCTGATCCGTACCAAGACGCTGGTGAAGAACGCGATCATCGTCATCGATGCCGCACCATTCCGCCAGTGGTACGAAAGCCACTACCTGCTGCCGCTGGGCAAGAAGCGTGAGCTGAAGGCCGGCGAAGAGGATGTGCTGAGCAAGAAGCGTAGCAAGAGCAACACGCGGAAATATGTGAAGCGCCAGAAGAACGCCAAGATCGACCCCGCGGTGGAGGAACAGTTCAACGCTGGTCGTCTGCTCG CCTGTATCGCTTCCCGCCCCGGACAAGTTGGCCGTGCCGATGGTTACATCTTGGAAGGCAAGGAACTTGAATTCTACCTTAAGAAGATCAAGAACAAGAAGTCCAAGTAA